The Paracoccus sp. MA DNA segment GGGATGATGGTGAAGATGCGGTCATGCGCCGCCGCCAGGTCCTTGAGATAGGCGAAATCGGTGCCGCGCTGCATCGGCACCCGCTCGGTCGGGTTCGGCCGGTCCACCGTCATCGGCGGGATGACCATCGGCACGATGCCATATTGCATGTAGCGCAGCAGGATCATGCTGGCGATCTCGCCCGGGCCCTGGGCGGGGTGGGTGGTCTCGCGCTCCTCGCGGTCCATGACGAAGCTCAGGTCCTTGCCGCGCAGCTGCAGCCGCGCCGGGCCGGCCGATTGCGCCGGCTTGAACTCGGCCGTCTCGACGATGCCGTCGATCAGCACCACCGGCATCAGGCCCATCACCGCCGTCAGCACGATACGCGATCCCGCCTTCAGCGCCGGTTCGGCCATGATCGGGAACACCCCCGCCAGCGCCGGGGCGCGGATGGCGTCGAAAACCAGCTCGAAGCCCGAGACCTCGCGGTCCGAGATCGCCACCTCGGCCGAGACGAAGCGCTCCATCAGCTCGGCCGGCAGCGGCCGGGGCAGGCCCGTTCCGGCCAGCAGCGTCAGGCGGACCCCGATCAGCTCCTGCAGCATGTCACGCCTCCCCCGGCTGGGTCAGGTTCAGGCGGCGGCCGGGGATGTCGGCCAGCGCCAGCGGCTCGGGGTCGGGATTGGCGTCCATCACCCGCCAGGACTGGCGCGCGTCGCCATAGGCGCGATGCGCCACCAGGTCCAGCCGGTCGCCATCCGCGACCGCGATGCGCGCGGCGATGCGCGGCGCGTCGGGGATGATGCGGCGGTCCAGATAGGCGATGTCGCGCCCCTGCGCATCGGTCAGGTGCAGGACGGCGGATTTGGCATAGCGGGAGTCGCGGTCGATCATGGCGCCCTCACATTATCTTCACGTCCGAGCCCAGAACCGAGCCCAGCGAGTTGATGCGCCCGACCATGGCCATGGTTTCCTTGACC contains these protein-coding regions:
- a CDS encoding tail protein X → MIDRDSRYAKSAVLHLTDAQGRDIAYLDRRIIPDAPRIAARIAVADGDRLDLVAHRAYGDARQSWRVMDANPDPEPLALADIPGRRLNLTQPGEA